The following proteins are encoded in a genomic region of Stutzerimonas balearica DSM 6083:
- a CDS encoding DUF3182 family protein, whose protein sequence is MSKEGSVRAPRGVVLTYPNRHHEPQHERSVHAALAERLADLLGYHYGGDYRPGTVPGGHIYLVPSGTIVGSQEARELGLEAETDLFGGFVPHPFVQTKAITHPLVRSEADAPVGWSRDFCAQVRDSVLPGYSAFTRDNARDAGLRLLHEGPVRIKPVRATGGRGQVEIHDVAALDQALAELDERELETYGLVLESNLAQVTTFSVGQVQVGDQLASYYGTQCLTPDNNGQQVYGGSDLVVVSGDFDALLRCDLDEATRLAVEQARVYDRAARSCFRGLVASRRNYDIARGVDARGRACSGVLEQSWRIGGASGAEIAALQALRADPDRVVHAATRELYGESQAIPSDAEVLFRGEDSEIGFVTKCVVVRHGSA, encoded by the coding sequence ATGAGCAAAGAAGGTTCGGTGCGGGCGCCGCGCGGGGTGGTGCTGACCTATCCCAACCGACATCACGAGCCCCAGCACGAACGAAGCGTCCACGCCGCGCTGGCCGAGCGGCTGGCGGACTTGCTGGGTTACCACTACGGCGGCGACTACCGCCCCGGAACGGTACCGGGCGGGCACATCTACCTGGTGCCTTCGGGAACCATTGTCGGCAGCCAGGAGGCGCGCGAGCTCGGCCTGGAGGCTGAAACCGACCTGTTTGGCGGCTTCGTTCCGCATCCCTTCGTGCAGACCAAGGCGATTACCCATCCGCTGGTGCGCAGCGAGGCCGATGCGCCGGTGGGCTGGTCCAGGGACTTCTGTGCGCAGGTGCGCGACAGCGTCCTGCCCGGTTACAGCGCATTCACCCGTGATAATGCCCGGGATGCCGGGTTGCGCCTGCTGCATGAAGGCCCCGTGCGGATCAAACCGGTGCGCGCCACCGGCGGCCGCGGGCAGGTCGAGATCCACGACGTGGCGGCGCTGGATCAGGCGCTGGCGGAACTCGACGAGCGAGAACTGGAAACCTATGGGCTGGTGCTGGAAAGCAATCTCGCACAGGTGACCACGTTCAGCGTCGGGCAAGTGCAAGTCGGCGATCAGCTGGCCAGCTACTACGGCACCCAGTGTCTGACGCCGGATAACAACGGTCAGCAGGTCTATGGTGGTTCCGATCTGGTGGTGGTCAGCGGCGATTTCGATGCGCTGCTGCGCTGCGATCTCGACGAGGCGACTCGTCTGGCCGTGGAGCAGGCCCGGGTCTATGACCGGGCGGCGCGCAGCTGCTTTCGGGGCCTGGTCGCCTCGCGGCGCAACTACGACATCGCCCGCGGTGTGGACGCCCGAGGCCGGGCCTGTTCCGGCGTGCTCGAGCAATCGTGGCGCATCGGCGGCGCCAGCGGTGCGGAAATCGCGGCGCTGCAGGCGCTGCGCGCTGACCCCGACCGGGTCGTTCACGCGGCGACCCGCGAGCTGTATGGCGAGAGCCAAGCGATTCCATCGGATGCCGAAGTGCTGTTTCGTGGTGAAGACAGCGAAATCGGTTTCGTGACCAAGTGCGTGGTGGTGCGGCATGGCAGCGCATAG
- a CDS encoding alpha/beta hydrolase family protein, which produces MAAHSEAIDILVDEEHIAGTFLTPPPRMPGVLFVHGWGGSQQRDLERARGIAGLGCVCLSFDLRGHGQTFAQQQTVTREQNLNDVLAAYDMLAAHPHIDPAAIAVVGTSYGGYLAALLTGLRPVKWLALRVPALYRDEDWAVPKRQLDRAVLNELRTSRVLPTENRALAACARFEGDVLLVESEKDHLVPHQTIMNYRAAFQKTHSLTHRIIFGADHALSHERCQEAYTSILVNWTTEMVIGARLHERSAGGFRPVGEPPPD; this is translated from the coding sequence ATGGCAGCGCATAGCGAGGCAATCGACATCCTGGTCGATGAGGAGCACATCGCCGGGACCTTTCTGACGCCACCGCCGCGTATGCCTGGAGTGCTCTTCGTGCACGGCTGGGGCGGCAGCCAGCAGCGCGACCTGGAGCGCGCGCGGGGCATCGCCGGGCTCGGTTGCGTATGTCTCTCGTTCGACCTGCGCGGGCACGGTCAGACCTTCGCGCAGCAGCAGACCGTGACGCGCGAGCAGAATCTCAACGACGTTCTGGCTGCCTACGACATGCTGGCGGCTCACCCGCATATCGACCCGGCGGCCATCGCCGTGGTCGGGACCAGCTATGGCGGCTACCTGGCTGCGCTGCTGACCGGCTTGCGCCCCGTGAAGTGGCTGGCCCTGCGAGTGCCGGCGCTGTATCGCGACGAGGATTGGGCGGTGCCCAAGCGCCAGCTCGATCGCGCAGTGCTCAATGAGCTGCGCACCAGTCGCGTGCTGCCGACCGAGAACCGGGCCCTGGCGGCTTGCGCGCGGTTCGAGGGCGATGTGCTGCTGGTCGAGTCGGAGAAGGACCACCTGGTGCCGCACCAGACGATCATGAACTACCGGGCCGCCTTCCAGAAAACCCACTCGCTGACCCATAGGATCATCTTCGGCGCCGACCATGCGCTGAGCCATGAGCGCTGCCAGGAGGCCTACACCTCGATCCTGGTCAACTGGACGACCGAAATGGTCATCGGCGCGCGCCTACACGAGCGCTCTGCCGGTGGCTTCCGCCCGGTCGGCGAGCCGCCGCCGGACTGA
- a CDS encoding ion transporter, producing the protein MRTREGLHAAWEALVVALVCLNLGLILFDSLFAVPQINQLIAEVAPAAHRLYDQRVHAHFPLIDLAFVAVFLFDVLLGWTIALFERRYARWYYYPFAHWYDVLGCIPLSGFRWLRVLRVGALLIRLQRLGVIDMRTWALYGVINRYYLLLIEELSDRVMVRLFGRMQQELGSTDDLSRRLIEEVIRPRKQRLIADIARRVQSMLESGYRDNRGDIDGYVSQLIHQAMEDTPEIRRLRRLPLGGHLADSLDTALIDIVTRLIRAAVEGLRGEQFQALANRLADECFDAWVYQDENTDLALEGVLVDVLEVLKQQVLDRRWSRFVGPNPPPTPPR; encoded by the coding sequence ATGCGGACCCGCGAGGGCCTGCATGCGGCCTGGGAAGCGCTGGTCGTGGCGCTGGTTTGCCTCAACCTGGGGCTGATCCTGTTCGACAGCCTGTTCGCGGTGCCGCAGATCAACCAGCTGATCGCCGAGGTGGCGCCGGCTGCCCACCGCCTCTACGACCAGCGTGTTCACGCCCACTTTCCGCTCATCGACCTGGCCTTCGTGGCGGTGTTTCTGTTCGATGTGCTACTCGGCTGGACCATCGCCCTGTTCGAGCGCCGTTATGCGCGCTGGTACTACTACCCGTTCGCCCATTGGTACGACGTGCTCGGCTGCATACCGCTCTCCGGTTTCCGCTGGCTGCGGGTGCTGCGCGTGGGCGCCCTGCTGATTCGCCTGCAGCGCCTGGGCGTGATCGACATGCGCACTTGGGCGCTGTACGGGGTGATCAACCGCTATTACCTGCTGCTGATCGAGGAACTCTCCGACCGGGTGATGGTGCGCCTGTTCGGCCGCATGCAGCAGGAGCTCGGCAGTACCGACGACCTGTCGCGCCGGCTGATCGAAGAGGTGATCCGGCCGCGCAAGCAGCGGCTGATCGCCGACATCGCGCGCCGCGTGCAGAGCATGCTGGAGAGCGGCTACCGCGATAACCGCGGCGACATCGACGGGTACGTCAGCCAGCTGATCCACCAAGCCATGGAAGACACCCCGGAGATTCGCCGCCTGCGTCGCCTGCCGCTCGGTGGCCATCTGGCCGACAGCCTGGACACCGCCCTCATAGACATTGTCACGCGGCTGATCAGGGCAGCTGTCGAGGGCTTGCGCGGCGAGCAGTTCCAGGCGCTGGCCAATCGCCTGGCCGACGAGTGCTTCGACGCCTGGGTGTATCAGGACGAAAACACCGACCTGGCCCTGGAGGGGGTTCTCGTCGATGTGCTCGAGGTGCTCAAGCAACAGGTGCTGGACCGGCGCTGGAGCCGCTTCGTCGGCCCCAACCCACCGCCTACGCCGCCGCGCTGA
- a CDS encoding cob(I)yrinic acid a,c-diamide adenosyltransferase: MGNRLSKIYTRTGDRGETGLGDGRRVAKDHPRVEAMGEVDTLNSHLGLLLAELAEAQIQWPALDELIPVLAPCQHRLFDLGGELAMPEYQALDEAEVARLEAAIDRWNAELGPLKEFILPGGSRLIAQAHLCRSLTRTAERRCQQLSSSEPLRPVLLAYLNRLSDLLFVAARLIARRQGCAEVLWQAATPDATHA; this comes from the coding sequence ATGGGCAACCGACTTTCCAAGATCTACACCCGCACCGGCGACCGCGGTGAAACCGGCCTGGGCGACGGCCGCAGGGTGGCGAAAGACCATCCGCGCGTCGAGGCCATGGGCGAGGTCGACACCCTCAACAGCCACCTCGGCCTGCTGCTGGCCGAACTGGCCGAAGCGCAGATCCAGTGGCCGGCGCTCGATGAGCTGATTCCGGTGCTCGCGCCCTGCCAGCACCGCCTGTTCGACCTCGGCGGTGAGCTGGCGATGCCCGAGTACCAGGCACTCGACGAGGCGGAAGTCGCCCGCCTGGAGGCTGCGATCGATCGCTGGAATGCCGAACTCGGCCCGCTCAAGGAATTCATCCTGCCGGGGGGCTCGCGCCTCATCGCGCAGGCCCATCTGTGCCGCAGCCTGACGCGTACCGCCGAGCGACGCTGCCAACAGCTCAGTTCCAGTGAGCCGTTGCGGCCCGTGTTGCTGGCTTACCTGAATCGCCTGTCCGACCTGCTGTTCGTCGCGGCTCGCCTGATCGCGCGCCGCCAGGGCTGCGCCGAGGTACTCTGGCAGGCCGCCACGCCCGATGCGACGCACGCCTGA
- a CDS encoding sensor histidine kinase: MNLRQRLANLPVGRKLLTALLVLLAAVLLVSNLAFISAAYWISRQSVAPQAMHTIGALSSMPHLSQDILTSAEDAQAFLQRLGGYPPLRAAAIYDARGNRYAQLQRGEALPLPERMDEVASWRAGEIRASFLSELPQAAGAPGHLLLVISSELPGAFYTGTLTASAAILVISLLLWLLVARQIRRLITQPIRDLEALSRQVTREENYALRSAPGNGDEIGRLGDAFNTMLSRIEAREQQLKRARDDAQEAFSQAQGLAEETRNSNRRLELEVQVRSKIEQKLTGFQNYLNSIIDSMPSALIALDEQLYITQWNREASVLSGTPLDDALNQPIFIAFEPLKPYLAQIRRTAERREVEVIERVTWTRNDEMRHYTLTFYPLSGAAGRGVVIRIDDITQRIGLEEMMVQSEKMLSVGSLAAGMAHEINNPLGAILHNVQNIRRRLSPELERNREVAEETGVHLDAVNRYLHKREIPLMLDGIQQAGSRAAKIVSHMLSFSRMSNRQLAECQLTGLIEQALEIAGNDFALLDSFDFKAIRIVRDFDPRVDRVPCIGNELEQVLLNLLKNAAQAIHQKQDRDRPGQIILRTRFHPPWAEIQVEDNGGGIPEAVRKRIFEPFFTTKEVGQGTGLGLSVSYFIITNNHKGQMEVQSQPGQGAIFTLRLPLATAEPANS; encoded by the coding sequence ATGAACCTGCGTCAGCGTCTCGCCAATCTGCCGGTCGGCCGCAAGCTGCTCACCGCGCTGCTGGTCCTGCTCGCCGCCGTGCTGCTGGTGTCCAATCTCGCCTTCATCAGCGCCGCCTACTGGATCTCCCGCCAGAGCGTCGCGCCCCAGGCGATGCACACCATCGGCGCGCTGTCCTCGATGCCGCACCTGAGCCAGGACATCCTTACCTCTGCCGAAGACGCCCAAGCCTTTCTGCAACGCCTCGGCGGCTATCCCCCGCTGCGGGCTGCGGCCATCTATGACGCCCGTGGCAACCGCTACGCCCAACTCCAGCGCGGTGAAGCCTTGCCGCTGCCGGAACGCATGGACGAGGTCGCCAGCTGGCGCGCCGGCGAGATCCGCGCCAGCTTTCTCAGCGAGCTGCCCCAGGCAGCGGGCGCACCCGGCCATCTGCTGCTGGTGATCAGCAGCGAACTGCCGGGCGCCTTCTACACCGGCACGCTTACCGCCAGCGCGGCGATCCTGGTGATCAGCCTGCTGCTCTGGCTGCTGGTCGCACGACAGATCCGTCGGCTGATCACCCAACCGATCCGTGACCTGGAGGCGCTGTCCAGACAGGTCACGCGCGAGGAAAACTATGCCCTGCGTTCGGCGCCGGGCAACGGCGACGAGATCGGCCGCCTGGGCGATGCGTTCAACACCATGCTGTCGCGCATCGAGGCACGCGAACAGCAGCTCAAGCGTGCCCGCGACGATGCCCAGGAAGCTTTCAGTCAGGCCCAGGGGCTGGCCGAGGAAACGCGCAACTCCAACCGCCGCCTGGAGCTGGAGGTTCAGGTACGCAGCAAGATCGAGCAGAAACTCACCGGTTTCCAGAACTACCTCAACAGCATCATCGACTCGATGCCGTCCGCACTGATCGCCCTCGATGAACAGCTCTACATCACGCAGTGGAATCGCGAAGCCAGCGTGCTGTCCGGCACCCCCCTGGACGATGCGCTGAACCAGCCGATCTTCATCGCCTTCGAGCCGCTCAAACCCTACCTCGCGCAGATCCGCCGGACCGCCGAACGCCGCGAGGTGGAGGTCATCGAGCGGGTCACCTGGACGCGCAACGATGAAATGCGGCATTACACCCTTACTTTCTATCCGCTGAGCGGGGCCGCCGGACGCGGCGTGGTGATCCGCATCGACGACATCACCCAGCGCATCGGACTGGAAGAAATGATGGTGCAGTCGGAAAAGATGCTGTCGGTCGGCAGCCTGGCGGCGGGAATGGCGCACGAGATCAACAATCCGCTGGGCGCGATCCTGCACAACGTGCAGAACATCCGCCGGCGCCTGTCGCCCGAACTGGAGCGTAACCGCGAGGTGGCCGAGGAGACCGGCGTGCACCTCGATGCCGTCAACCGCTACCTGCACAAGCGCGAAATCCCGCTGATGCTCGACGGCATTCAGCAGGCCGGCTCGCGCGCGGCCAAGATCGTCAGCCACATGCTCAGTTTCAGCCGCATGAGCAACCGCCAGCTCGCCGAATGCCAGCTCACCGGGCTGATCGAGCAGGCGCTGGAGATCGCCGGCAACGACTTCGCCCTGCTCGACAGCTTCGACTTCAAGGCCATCCGTATCGTCCGCGACTTCGACCCTCGGGTCGACCGGGTGCCCTGCATCGGCAACGAGCTGGAGCAGGTGCTACTCAACCTGCTGAAGAACGCGGCGCAGGCGATTCACCAGAAGCAGGACCGCGACCGCCCGGGACAGATTATCCTGCGCACCCGGTTCCACCCGCCGTGGGCGGAGATCCAGGTCGAGGACAACGGCGGCGGCATTCCCGAGGCGGTGCGCAAGCGCATCTTCGAGCCGTTCTTCACCACCAAGGAGGTCGGCCAGGGAACCGGACTGGGCCTTTCCGTTTCGTATTTCATCATCACCAACAATCACAAGGGGCAGATGGAAGTCCAGTCGCAACCCGGCCAGGGCGCCATCTTCACCCTGCGTTTACCGCTGGCCACAGCCGAGCCGGCCAACAGCTGA
- a CDS encoding putative 2-dehydropantoate 2-reductase has translation MTWHVLGAGSLGSLWACRLAQAGEAVQLILRNEARLVAYRAAGGLALQTGGQWQRHNLPAELPNAEFPIARLLVACKAYDAEAAVASVAHRLAAGGEILLLQNGLGSQQRIAERWPQARSLFISSTEGAYRQAPFEVVFAGKGQNWLGDPQDAQPPAWLNTLEQAQISAHWTPDILARLWRKLALNCAINPLTVLYDCRNGGLLEHRSEVLALCEELGHLLTAIGQAEAADALADEVLRVIEATAANYSSMQQDVAARRRTEIGYLLGHACRTGAQQGLALPRLQALARRLQTKLIALGLPPD, from the coding sequence ATGACCTGGCATGTGCTGGGCGCCGGCAGCCTCGGCAGCCTCTGGGCGTGCCGGCTGGCCCAGGCCGGTGAAGCCGTGCAGCTGATCCTGCGCAACGAGGCGCGACTGGTAGCTTATCGCGCTGCTGGCGGGCTCGCCCTGCAGACGGGCGGTCAATGGCAGCGGCACAACCTGCCGGCGGAGCTGCCGAACGCAGAGTTCCCCATCGCACGCCTGCTGGTCGCCTGCAAGGCCTATGACGCCGAAGCGGCGGTCGCCTCGGTTGCTCATCGCCTCGCAGCGGGCGGCGAAATCCTGCTGTTACAGAACGGGCTCGGCAGCCAGCAGCGCATCGCCGAGCGCTGGCCGCAGGCGCGCAGCCTGTTCATCTCGAGCACCGAGGGCGCCTACCGCCAGGCGCCCTTCGAAGTCGTATTCGCCGGCAAGGGACAGAACTGGCTGGGCGATCCGCAGGACGCACAGCCGCCTGCCTGGCTGAACACGCTGGAACAGGCGCAGATCAGCGCGCACTGGACGCCAGACATCCTCGCCCGGCTCTGGCGCAAGCTGGCGCTGAACTGCGCCATCAACCCGCTGACCGTGCTCTACGACTGCCGCAACGGCGGCCTGCTCGAGCATCGCAGCGAAGTGCTGGCGTTGTGCGAGGAGCTCGGGCACCTGCTAACGGCGATCGGCCAGGCGGAGGCTGCCGACGCGCTGGCCGATGAGGTCTTGCGGGTGATCGAGGCGACTGCCGCCAACTACTCATCCATGCAGCAGGATGTGGCCGCGCGGCGACGCACGGAGATCGGTTACCTGCTCGGCCATGCCTGCCGCACCGGTGCGCAGCAGGGCCTCGCCCTGCCTCGTCTGCAGGCGCTCGCGCGGCGCCTGCAGACGAAGCTGATCGCGCTTGGATTGCCGCCCGACTGA
- a CDS encoding GGDEF domain-containing response regulator translates to MPNPQLGILVVDDAKFSSVMIGRVLNKAGYRDVRFASSAQDALRQLAERPTHVLLADWLMPEMDGLQLTARVRQLDGGSGHYTYIILLTGRDGVEVLAQAFDQGVDDFISKAAMHEQLLPRVLAADRLCGSLQQLKQENRQLAADVATLERHNQVDAVTGLGNRRYLEQRLAATLRQMESRNTALCYLHIGLQNGPELRAQHGEATYEELLQAMARHLQQLVRPLDTLVRIDDRHFGVLAQVDNLQNCSPSSFKRLHEGLNFKAFKTQEGFISVKAGVSLVTLDASGLPTNAEQLLQQAGALLPSAYSTGRIVPLRLKQPA, encoded by the coding sequence ATGCCCAACCCCCAACTCGGAATCCTGGTCGTCGACGACGCCAAGTTCTCCAGCGTCATGATCGGTCGCGTGCTCAACAAGGCCGGCTACCGGGATGTCCGCTTCGCCAGCAGTGCCCAGGACGCCCTGCGTCAGCTGGCCGAACGCCCGACCCACGTCCTGCTGGCCGACTGGCTGATGCCGGAAATGGACGGTTTGCAACTCACCGCTCGCGTGCGCCAGCTCGACGGCGGCAGCGGTCACTACACCTACATCATCCTGCTGACCGGGCGCGACGGCGTCGAGGTGCTGGCCCAGGCATTCGATCAGGGCGTCGACGATTTCATCAGCAAGGCCGCGATGCATGAACAGCTGCTGCCGCGCGTGCTCGCCGCCGATCGCCTGTGCGGCTCGCTGCAGCAGCTCAAGCAGGAGAACCGCCAGCTGGCGGCCGACGTCGCCACGCTGGAGCGTCACAATCAGGTCGATGCGGTTACCGGGCTGGGCAACCGCCGGTATCTGGAGCAGCGCCTGGCGGCCACGTTGCGCCAGATGGAAAGCCGCAACACCGCCCTGTGTTACCTGCACATCGGCCTGCAGAACGGCCCCGAGCTCCGGGCGCAGCATGGCGAGGCAACCTATGAGGAGCTGCTGCAAGCGATGGCCCGGCACCTGCAGCAGCTGGTCCGCCCGCTCGATACGCTGGTGCGCATCGACGACCGGCATTTTGGCGTGCTGGCCCAGGTCGACAACCTGCAGAACTGCTCGCCGAGCAGTTTCAAGCGTCTGCATGAAGGGCTCAATTTCAAGGCCTTCAAGACCCAGGAAGGCTTCATTTCGGTAAAGGCAGGGGTCAGCCTGGTCACCCTGGATGCCTCCGGCCTGCCGACCAATGCCGAACAGCTGTTGCAACAGGCCGGCGCACTGCTGCCCAGCGCCTACAGTACCGGCCGTATCGTCCCGCTACGCCTGAAGCAACCGGCATGA
- a CDS encoding YajQ family cyclic di-GMP-binding protein, with translation MPSFDVVSELDKHEVTNAVDNAIKELDRRYDLRGKGSFELKDLTVQLTAEADFQLEQMIEILKLSLVKRKVDIQCLEFKDPYASGKVVKQEVTMREGIDKELAKKIVALIKDAKLKVQAAIQGEQVRVTGKKRDDLQEAIALLRSQELGMPLQFNNFRD, from the coding sequence ATGCCCTCGTTCGACGTGGTGTCCGAATTGGACAAGCACGAAGTGACCAATGCGGTCGATAACGCCATCAAGGAACTGGACCGTCGCTACGACCTGCGTGGCAAAGGCTCGTTCGAGCTGAAGGATCTGACCGTCCAGCTCACGGCCGAAGCCGATTTCCAATTGGAGCAGATGATCGAGATTCTCAAGTTGAGCCTCGTCAAACGCAAAGTGGATATCCAGTGCCTGGAGTTCAAGGATCCCTATGCCTCGGGCAAGGTCGTCAAGCAGGAAGTGACTATGCGCGAAGGCATCGACAAGGAGCTGGCGAAGAAGATCGTCGCGCTCATCAAGGACGCCAAGCTCAAGGTCCAGGCCGCCATCCAGGGCGAGCAGGTGCGCGTCACCGGCAAGAAGCGTGACGATCTGCAGGAGGCCATCGCCCTGCTGCGCAGCCAGGAACTGGGCATGCCGCTGCAGTTCAACAACTTCCGCGACTGA
- a CDS encoding mechanosensitive ion channel family protein — translation MELNVDYLIDLSESWLPLVLQYAGQLGLALITLALGWWLINVITSRVGRLLQRRQVDPTLHGFIGSLASIVFKVLLLVSVASMVGIETTSFVAAIGAAGLAIGLALQGSLSNFAGGVLILLFRPFRVGEFIEAQGISGTVDSIQIFHTILRTLDNKTVIMPNGSLSNGNIINYSRQPQRRVETAVGIDYSADIKTARQVLLGIAEDPRVLREPAPVVVVTGLGDNSVNLALRVWVATADWGAVNAEFLEQAKEKLEAVGIGIPFPQRVVHLVQQ, via the coding sequence TTGGAATTGAACGTCGACTACCTGATCGATCTATCCGAGTCCTGGCTGCCGCTGGTCCTGCAGTATGCGGGGCAGCTGGGTCTGGCGCTGATCACGCTGGCGCTGGGCTGGTGGCTGATCAACGTGATTACCAGCCGCGTCGGGCGACTGCTGCAGCGACGCCAGGTCGACCCGACGCTGCACGGCTTCATCGGCAGCCTGGCCAGCATCGTATTCAAGGTGCTGCTGCTGGTCAGCGTGGCGTCGATGGTCGGGATCGAAACCACGTCCTTTGTCGCAGCCATCGGTGCGGCCGGCCTGGCCATCGGCCTGGCGCTGCAGGGCAGCCTGTCGAACTTCGCTGGCGGCGTGCTGATCCTGCTGTTCCGTCCGTTCCGGGTCGGAGAGTTCATCGAGGCGCAGGGGATCAGTGGCACGGTGGATTCGATCCAGATCTTCCACACCATTTTGCGCACGCTCGATAACAAGACGGTGATCATGCCCAACGGCAGCCTGTCGAACGGCAACATCATCAATTACTCGCGCCAGCCCCAGCGCCGCGTGGAGACGGCTGTCGGCATCGACTACAGCGCCGATATCAAGACCGCACGCCAGGTGCTGCTGGGTATCGCCGAGGACCCGCGCGTCCTGCGTGAGCCTGCGCCGGTGGTCGTGGTGACCGGGCTGGGCGACAACTCCGTGAACCTGGCGCTGCGCGTCTGGGTCGCCACCGCCGACTGGGGCGCGGTGAATGCCGAGTTTCTCGAGCAGGCCAAGGAGAAACTGGAAGCGGTCGGCATCGGCATTCCGTTTCCGCAGCGGGTGGTGCATCTGGTCCAGCAGTGA
- a CDS encoding AmpG family muropeptide MFS transporter: MSRESWRSAILAYASPASIALLLLGFAAGLPAILVFSTLSVWLREAGVSRETIGFASWISLAYAFKWVWSPMLDQWRLPWLGRLGRRRSWLVLSQAVIALGLVGMALCNPQHNLTLLIALAVAVAFASATQDIAIDAYRLEIAEDRLQATLAASYMTGYRVAMLLASAGALFLAEWLGSSSLGYDHAAWAATYVAFALLIVPGLITSLVISEPEVATPLPSTPPRYSFNHQLAAVGLLLVLLISVPAMINALIAQAWPRATLYALFIIGSLSPMGRMLLVPVRVMLHQASQRERPARFDFVHQAVSVIVLIILIVSTTGMFQSYWGGYWPRGTMYLLICAGCLSAPGRILMGPVLTPITDFILRYRWQALLLLGLIATYRMSDTVMGVMANVFYIDQGFSKDQIASVSKLFGLAMTLLGAAFGGLLIVRFSILPILFIGGLASAATNLMFMLLVEMGANLNMLIVTISCDNFSGGLASTAFVAYLSSLTNVKFSATQYALLSSLMLLLPRLLGGYSGVMVEQLGYHDFFLVTALLGIPTLVLILWQWRRGNLPPNEAETAAVSERS; this comes from the coding sequence ATGTCCCGTGAGTCCTGGCGTTCTGCCATCCTCGCCTACGCCAGTCCCGCCAGCATTGCCCTGCTCTTGCTCGGCTTCGCGGCCGGCCTGCCGGCAATCCTCGTGTTTTCCACGCTGTCGGTGTGGCTGCGCGAGGCGGGCGTGTCGCGCGAGACCATCGGCTTCGCCAGCTGGATCAGCCTGGCCTACGCGTTCAAGTGGGTGTGGTCGCCGATGCTTGATCAATGGCGCCTGCCCTGGCTCGGCCGGCTGGGCCGGCGGCGCTCCTGGCTGGTCCTTTCGCAGGCGGTGATCGCGCTGGGGCTGGTAGGCATGGCGCTGTGCAATCCGCAGCACAACCTCACCCTGCTGATCGCCCTGGCCGTGGCGGTGGCCTTCGCTTCGGCGACCCAGGACATCGCGATCGACGCCTATCGCCTGGAAATCGCCGAAGACCGCTTGCAAGCGACGCTGGCAGCCAGCTACATGACCGGTTATCGCGTCGCCATGCTGCTGGCCAGCGCCGGCGCGCTGTTTCTTGCCGAGTGGCTGGGCTCGAGCAGCCTCGGCTATGACCATGCGGCCTGGGCAGCCACCTATGTCGCCTTCGCCCTGCTGATCGTGCCCGGGCTGATCACCAGCCTGGTGATCAGCGAGCCGGAGGTCGCCACGCCGCTGCCAAGCACTCCGCCGCGCTACAGCTTCAACCACCAGCTGGCTGCCGTCGGCCTGCTGCTGGTGTTGCTGATCTCGGTTCCGGCAATGATCAACGCCTTGATCGCCCAGGCCTGGCCGCGCGCCACGCTGTACGCACTGTTCATCATCGGCAGCCTGTCGCCGATGGGGCGGATGCTGCTGGTACCGGTCCGGGTGATGCTGCACCAGGCCTCGCAGCGCGAGCGCCCCGCCCGCTTCGACTTTGTCCACCAGGCGGTGTCGGTGATCGTACTGATCATCCTCATCGTCTCCACCACCGGCATGTTCCAGTCCTACTGGGGCGGCTACTGGCCGCGCGGCACCATGTATCTGTTGATCTGCGCGGGCTGTCTGTCGGCGCCCGGGCGCATCCTGATGGGCCCGGTGCTGACGCCGATCACCGACTTCATCCTGCGCTATCGCTGGCAGGCCCTGCTGCTGCTCGGGCTGATCGCCACCTACCGCATGTCGGATACGGTAATGGGCGTGATGGCCAACGTTTTCTATATCGACCAGGGCTTCTCCAAGGACCAGATCGCCAGCGTCAGCAAGCTGTTCGGCCTGGCGATGACCCTGCTTGGCGCGGCCTTCGGCGGTCTGCTGATCGTGCGTTTCAGCATCCTGCCGATCCTCTTCATCGGTGGCCTGGCCTCGGCAGCGACAAACCTGATGTTCATGCTGCTGGTCGAAATGGGCGCCAACCTGAACATGCTGATCGTGACCATTTCCTGCGACAACTTCAGCGGAGGCCTGGCCTCGACCGCGTTTGTCGCCTACCTGTCGAGCCTGACCAACGTGAAGTTCTCCGCCACGCAGTACGCGCTGCTCAGTTCGCTGATGTTGCTGCTGCCACGCCTGCTGGGCGGTTATTCGGGCGTGATGGTCGAGCAGCTCGGTTATCACGACTTCTTCCTGGTGACCGCCCTGCTCGGTATCCCGACGCTGGTGCTGATCCTCTGGCAATGGCGGCGCGGCAACCTGCCACCGAACGAGGCAGAAACCGCGGCGGTGTCCGAACGCAGCTGA